The proteins below come from a single Ailuropoda melanoleuca isolate Jingjing unplaced genomic scaffold, ASM200744v2 unplaced-scaffold7623, whole genome shotgun sequence genomic window:
- the LOC100473669 gene encoding LOW QUALITY PROTEIN: olfactory receptor 2M5 (The sequence of the model RefSeq protein was modified relative to this genomic sequence to represent the inferred CDS: inserted 2 bases in 1 codon), translating into MELWNHTSLSDFTLLGLFSYSTNDLFLFSFVFLASAVALLGNSLFLLLIQANRHLHTPMYFFLSQLSIMDLIVMSSVVPKMAVNFMSGSKSISRGACATQIFLVVMVTGAECFLLAVMAYDRYAAVCHPLWYPVLMNWKACALLTVASWMVGVSDSVIDVGVVFXFPYCGSLEVDHFFCEFPALLHLSCADTSLFEDLIYACCVVMLLLPLVVIVASYTQVLTAVIRMPSIEGKQKALTTCSSHLAVVGIYYGGAMFSYMQRASSRTTVRDRATSIFYTILTPMLNPLIYSLRNREITRALRKMLDRWGV; encoded by the exons ATGGAACTCTGGAACCACACCTCCCTATCAGACTTCACCCTTTTGGGCCTGTTCAGCTACTCCACAAatgatttattccttttttcctttgtctttctggCCTCTGCTGTGGCCCTACTTGGCAAcagcctcttcctcctgctcatcCAGGCCAACAGGCACCTGCACACCCCAATGTACTTTTTCCTCAGCCAGCTCTCCATCATGGACCTGATAGTGATGAGCTCAGTGGTGCCCAAGATGGCAGTCAATTTTATGTCAGGAAGTAAGTccatttctaggggtgcctgtgCCACTCAGATCTTCCTAGTAGTCATGGTCACAGGAGCAGAGTGCTTCCTCTTGGCAGTCATGGCCTATGACCGGTATGCGGCAGTCTGTCACCCCCTGTGGTATCCTGTGCTCATGAACTGGAAGGCTTGTGCTCTCCTGACTGTGGCATCCTGGATGGTTGGAGTGTCGGACAGTGTGATTGATGTGGGTGTGGTCTT TTTCCCTTACTGTGGCTCTCTGGAGGTGGACCACTTCTTCTGTGAGTTTCCCGCCCTGCTGCACCTCTCCTGTGCTGACACATCACTCTTTGAGGATCTCATTTATGCTTGCTGTGTGGTCATGCTGCTGTTGCCCCTTGTGGTCATTGTGGCTTCCTATACCCAGGTACTCACAGCTGTCATTAGGATGCCCTCCATAGAGGGGAAACAGAAGGCTCTGACCACTTGCTCATCCCACTTGGCTGTGGTGGGCATCTACTATGGAGGAGCCATGTTTAGCTATATGCAGCGGGCCTCCAGTAGGACAACAGTGAGAGATCGAGCCACCTCCATCTTCTACACCATCCTCACTCCAATGCTCAACCCACTCATTTACAGCCTGAGGAATAGGGAGATAACAAGGGCCCTGAGGAAGATGTTGGACAGATGGGGAGTGTAG